The Chloroherpetonaceae bacterium genome window below encodes:
- the bchI gene encoding magnesium chelatase ATPase subunit I has product MKPKGELVFPFTAIVGQEEMKLCLILNIINPRIGGVLVMGHRGTGKSTTVRALADVLPEIERVQNDPYNRSLKEYLHETAHAKHPHVEKIPVPVVDLPLGATEDRVCGTIDIEQALTKGAKAFEPGLLAKANRGFLYIDEVNLLDDHLVDVLLDSAASGRNTVEREGISIQHPARFVLVGSGNPEEGELRPQLLDRFGLHARINTINDVAKRVEIVKRRRSFDENPKEFLKEWEPEQKALQSKIEKAKSLVDSVTMPDELLSKIALLCMNLGIDGHRGELTVMRTASAHAAYEGRNEATVEDILAVSTAALRHRLRRDPLETMDAGEKVERELKKIFGTSTESFPNP; this is encoded by the coding sequence ATGAAACCAAAGGGGGAATTGGTGTTTCCATTCACGGCGATTGTGGGGCAAGAGGAAATGAAATTGTGTTTGATTCTCAATATTATCAATCCGAGAATCGGTGGCGTTTTAGTGATGGGGCATCGCGGAACGGGGAAAAGCACCACAGTTCGTGCTCTTGCAGATGTGCTGCCTGAAATTGAACGCGTGCAAAACGACCCCTACAACCGCTCGTTGAAAGAATACTTGCATGAAACGGCTCATGCCAAACACCCGCATGTTGAGAAAATTCCTGTACCGGTGGTTGATTTGCCTTTAGGCGCAACGGAAGACCGTGTGTGCGGCACCATCGATATTGAACAGGCGCTCACCAAAGGCGCAAAAGCATTTGAGCCGGGTTTGCTTGCGAAAGCGAATCGCGGCTTTTTGTATATCGATGAAGTCAATTTGCTTGATGATCACTTGGTGGATGTCTTGCTTGATTCGGCGGCAAGCGGAAGAAATACGGTTGAGCGTGAAGGAATTAGCATTCAGCATCCGGCACGGTTTGTGCTTGTTGGTTCAGGAAACCCTGAAGAAGGCGAGCTTCGTCCGCAGCTTCTCGACCGATTCGGGCTTCATGCGAGAATTAATACCATTAATGATGTGGCGAAAAGGGTTGAGATTGTCAAGCGTCGCCGCAGCTTTGATGAAAACCCGAAAGAATTTTTGAAAGAATGGGAGCCGGAACAAAAAGCACTGCAATCCAAAATTGAAAAAGCAAAATCATTGGTTGATTCAGTGACGATGCCCGATGAGTTGCTTTCAAAGATAGCCTTGCTTTGTATGAACTTGGGAATCGACGGTCACCGCGGAGAACTTACCGTGATGCGCACGGCCTCTGCTCATGCGGCTTACGAGGGGCGAAACGAAGCAACGGTAGAAGACATCTTAGCGGTATCCACCGCTGCACTTCGGCACCGGCTGCGCCGCGACCCGCTTGAAACAATGGATGCCGGTGAAAAGGTTGAACGGGAGTTGAAGAAGATTTTTGGAACTTCAACCGAATCTTTTCCGAACCCTTAA